Proteins co-encoded in one Xiphophorus hellerii strain 12219 chromosome 10, Xiphophorus_hellerii-4.1, whole genome shotgun sequence genomic window:
- the dhx8 gene encoding ATP-dependent RNA helicase DHX8: MSAVVNVVEHKQDPWKMADVGVDELSQLEYLSLVSKVCTELDNHLGINDKDLAEFVISLAEKQPSFDGFKALLLDNGAEFTDSLIGNLLRLIQTMRPPSKASTSKASDVSVKPKSEKDKLKELFPALCKPNDPSPKRVLDEDDVKVAADAMKELEMFMPSVSGADSKVSKSKSEKSKHRSRSRERERHRDRDRDRDRDRDRDRDRDRGGDRKRRHHSRSRSRSRSRSRDRDRHRDRDRDRGKRKDKSSRWSDRSPSPRKDLDKDSDRWKDKHVDRPPPEEPSVGDIYNGKVTSIMQFGCFVQLEGLRKRWEGLVHISELRREGRVANVADVVSKGQRVKVKVLSFTGSKTSLSMKDVDQDTGEDLNPNRRRNMGPEGGDDVSMRNPDRPNNLNLGHAPELEQDDTLERKRLTKISDPEKWEIKQMIAANVLSKEEFPDFDDETGILPKVDDEEDEDLEIELVEEEPPFLRGHTKQSMDMSPVKIVKNPDGSLSQAAMMQSALAKERRELKQAAREAEMDSIPMGLNKHWVDPLPDVDGRQIAANMRGIGMMPNDIPEWKKHAFGGNKASYGKKTQLSILEQRESLPIYKLKEQLIQAVHDNQILIVIGETGSGKTTQITQYLAEAGYTTRGKIGCTQPRRVAAMSVAKRVSEEYGCCLGQEVGYTIRFEDCTSPETVIKYMTDGMLLRECLIDSELGQYAIIMLDEAHERTIHTDVLFGLLKKTVQKRTDMKLIVTSATLDAVKFSQYFYEAPIFTIPGRTYPVEVLYTKEPETDYLDASLITVMQIHLTEPPGDILVFLTGQEEIDTACEILYERMKSLGPDVPELIILPVYSALPSEMQTRIFDPAPPGSRKVVIATNIAETSLTIDGIYYVVDPGFVKQKVYNSKTGIDQLVVTPISQAQAKQRAGRAGRTGPGKCYRLYTERAYRDEMLTTNVPEIQRTNLASTVLSLKAMGINDLLSFDFMDAPPMETLITAMEQLYTLGALDDEGLLTRLGRRMAEFPLEPMLCKMLIMSVHLGCSEEMLTIVSMLSVQNVFYRPKDKQALADQKKAKFHQPEGDHLTLLAVYNSWKNNKFSNPWCYENFIQARSLRRAQDIRKQMLGIMDRHKLDVVSCGKATVRVQKAICSGFFRNAAKKDPQEGYRTLIDQQVVYIHPSSALFNRQPEWVVYHELVLTTKEYMREVTTIDPRWLVEFAPAFFKVSDPTRLSKQKKQQRLEPLYNRYEEPNAWRISRAFRRR; the protein is encoded by the exons CCTCTGATGTTTCAGTCAAGCCAAAAAGTGAGAAAGACAAGTTGAAGGAGCTGTTTCCTGCTCTGTGTAAACCCAACGATCCATCACCAAAG CGGGTGCTGGATGAAGACGATGTAAAAGTTGCTGCTGATGCGATGAAGGAACTAGAGATGTTTATGCCCAGTGTCAGCGGGGCAGACTCCAAAGTCAGCAAGAGCAA ATCAGAAAAAAGCAAGCATCGCAGCCGAAGTAGAGAACGAGAGAGGCACAGGGACAGGGACAGGGACCGGGACAGAGACAGAGACCGGGACAGGGACAGGGACCGGGGAGGAGACAGGAAGAGGCGGCACCATTCCCGATCGCGTTCCAGATCCAGGTCTCGCTCCCGGGACCGTGACCGGCACAGAGATCGGGACAGAGATCGTGGTAAAAGAAAGGACAAGTCTTCCCGCTGGTCTGATCGTTCACCCAGCCCCAGGAAAGACCTGGATAAAGACTCTGATCGCTGGAAAGACAAACACGTGGACCGGCCTCCTCCCGAGGAGCCTTCTGTTGGCGACATTTATAACGGCAAAGTGACCAGCATCATGCAGTTTGGATGCTTTGTTCAGCTGGAGGGACTAAG AAAACGATGGGAGGGTTTGGTCCACATTTCTGAGCTGCGCAGAGAGGGACGTGTTGCGAATGTGGCGGACGTCGTCAGCAAGGGCCAACGAGTGAAAGTAAAAGTGCTGTCGTTCACCGGCTCCAAGACGAGCCTCAGTATGAAG GATGTGGACCAGGACACAGGAGAAGATCTAAACCCCAACAGGAGAAGGAATATGGGCCCCGAAGGAGGCGATGACGTCTCCATGAGGAACCCCGACAGGCCTAACAACCTGAACCTGGGCCACGCCCCCGAGCTGGAGCAGGACGACACGCTGGAGCGCAAGAGGCTCACCAAAATCTCTGACCCGGAGAAGTGGGAGATCAAACAG ATGATTGCTGCGAATGTGTTGTCCAAGGAAGAGTTCCCAGATTTCGACGATGAGACGGGAATCCTCCCTAAGGTGGACGATGAAGAGG ATGAGGACCTGGAAATCGAGCTTGTTGAAGAGGAACCACCGTTTTTGAGGGGACACACCAAACAGAGCATGGACATGAGCCCCGTCAAGATTGTCAAG AATCCGGACGGCTCGCTATCGCAGGCAGCCATGATGCAAAGCGCTCTGGCTAAGGAGAGGCGGGAGCTGAAGCAGGCGGCTCGAGAGGCAGAGATGGACTCCATCCCCATGGGGCTGAACAAACACTGGGTCGACCCGCTGCCAGACG TGGACGGTAGGCAGATCGCTGCTAACATGAGGGGAATCGGAATGATGCCCAATGACATTCCAGAATGGAAGAAACATGCTTTTGGAGGGAACAAGGCCTCGTACGGAAAGAAGACTCAGCTCTCCATCTTGGAGCAGAGGGAGAGTCTGCCCATCTATAAACTAAAGGAGCAGCTCATTCAG GCTGTTCACGACAACCAGATCCTGATCGTCATTGGAGAGACGGGCTCCGGGAAGACCACCCAGATCACTCAGTACCTGGCAGAGGCAGGTTACACCACGCGGGGGAAGATCGGCTGTACGCAGCCGCGACGTGTCGCCGCCATGTCGGTGGCCAAGCGAGTCTCTGAGGAGTATGGTTGCTGTCTGGGACAGGAG GTGGGTTACACCATCCGATTCGAGGACTGCACAAGCCCTGAGACGGTGATCAAGTACATGACAGACGGTATGCTGCTGAGGGAGTGTTTGATCGACTCCGAGTTGGGCCAGTACGCCATAATCATGCTGGACGAAGCTCACGAGAGAACCATCCACACTGATGTTCTGTTCGGTCTCCTCAAGAAG ACGGTACAGAAGCGCACAGACATGAAGTTGATCGTAACCTCAGCCACGCTGGACGCCGTGAAGTTCTCCCAGTATTTCTACGAAGCCCCCATCTTCACCATCCCGGGCAGAACATATCCAGTGGAGGTTCTTTACACCAAAGAACCTGAGACGGACTACCTGGACGCCAGCCTCATCACCGTCATGCAGATTCATCTGACCGAGCCTCCAG GTGACATCCTGGTCTTTTTAACCGGGCAGGAAGAGATCGACACCGCCTGTGAGATTCTCTACGAGAGGATGAAGTCCCTTGGACCCGATGTCCCTGAACTCATCATTCTCCCTGTGTATTCTGCTCTGCCCAGCGAGATGCAGACCAGAATCTTTGACCCTGCTCCCCCAGGAAGCAGAAAg GTTGTCATTGCCACCAACATCGCAGAGACCTCTCTGACCATCGACGGGATCTACTACGTGGTGGACCCGGGCTTCGTCAAGCAAAAGGTCTACAACTCCAAGACTGGCATTGATCAGCTGGTGGTGACTCCCATCTCACAG GCCCAGGCCAAGCAGAGGGCGGGGCGCGCCGGCAGGACGGGTCCTGGGAAATGTTACAGGCTTTACACGGAGAGAGCGTACAGGGACGAGATGCTGACCACCAACGTTCCTGAGATACAGAGGACTAACTTGGCCAGCACTGTGCTGTCTCTGAAG gCCATGGGCATCAACGACCTCCTCTCCTTTGACTTCATGGATGCTCCTCCCATGGAGACTCTGATCACAGCCATGGAGCAGCTTTACACTCTGGGAGCTCTGGATGATGAGGGCTTGCTCACACGCCTGGGTAGAAGG ATGGCGGAGTTTCCTCTGGAGCCCATGTTGTGTAAGATGCTGATCATGTCCGTCCACCTGGGCTGCAGTGAAGAGATGCTGACCATTGTTTCGATGTTGTCTGTTCAGAACGTTTTCTACAGACCTAAG GACAAGCAGGCCCTGGCTGACCAGAAAAAGGCAAAGTTCCACCAGCCTGAGGGCGACCACCTCACTCTGCTGGCCGTTTACAACTCCTGGAAGAACAACAAGTTCTCCAACCCCTGGTGCTACGAGAACTTCATCCAGGCTCGCTCCCTGCGCCGAGCCCAGGATATCCGCAAACAGATGCTGGGGATTATGGACAG acATAAACTGGATGTGGTGTCTTGCGGCAAAGCCACGGTGCGGGTCCAGAAGGCTATCTGCAGCGGTTTCTTCAGGAATGCTGCTAAGAAGGATCCCCAGGAGGGCTACAGGACCCTCATAGACCAGCAAGTTGTTTACATCCATCCCTCAAGTGCCCTGTTCAACAGACAGCCTGAATG GGTTGTGTACCATGAGCTGGTGCTGACCACCAAGGAGTACATGAGGGAGGTTACCACCATCGATCCGCGCTGGCTTGTAGAATTCGCGCCCGCCTTCTTCAAAGTCTCCGATCCCACTCGCCTCAGCAagcagaagaagcagcagcGCCTCGAGCCGCTGTACAATCGATACGAGGAGCCAAACGCCTGGAGAATCTCGCGCGCCTTCAGACGTCGCTAA